A part of Streptomyces sp. NBC_01497 genomic DNA contains:
- a CDS encoding MFS transporter — MGKWGPLVAVCLGTFMLLVDVSIVVVALPAMAGGLGASLSDLQWVMDIYALVLAALLLAAGAAADVVGGRRIYAAGMTLFALASLGCGLSTSAPELIALRAVQGLGAAAMFATTLSLLAAAYQGKDRSIALGVWGAVNGAAAAIGPVLGGILTQGLGWRWIFFINLPVSVVAIWLTLRVVREVERDPARRVDWAGTACFALFAAAVTYGAVRAGADGWVSAATGITGAVALLALVAFVLVERRVAQPLMDLALFRRASFVTVMGTALVFSASSFTILAYVSVWLQTLLGMSPITGGLALLPLAASSFLVSAITGRLLHGVPARYPVGIGTVLVGAGEFAQAVLGADSSWLTLTAGLVVTGIGVGLVSPALSGAALASVPQREAGMAGGALNTFRQLGYALGIAVFGTVVTSRMTSSLHGSTAHPADVARALAGGGAAGLRGIVPREALRSAFASGLNTAMMIAGALAVVAGIAVMIWVRSDRGTATPAPRERETAVVPS; from the coding sequence ATGGGTAAGTGGGGGCCGCTGGTCGCGGTCTGTCTCGGCACGTTCATGCTGCTGGTGGACGTGTCGATCGTCGTCGTGGCGCTGCCCGCGATGGCCGGCGGGCTGGGGGCGTCGCTGAGCGACCTCCAGTGGGTGATGGACATCTACGCCCTGGTGCTGGCGGCGCTGCTGCTGGCCGCGGGTGCGGCGGCCGACGTCGTGGGCGGCCGGCGCATATACGCGGCGGGCATGACACTGTTCGCGCTGGCGTCGCTGGGCTGCGGCCTGTCGACGAGCGCGCCGGAGCTGATCGCGCTGCGCGCGGTGCAGGGACTGGGCGCGGCGGCGATGTTCGCGACGACCCTGTCGCTGCTGGCCGCCGCGTACCAGGGCAAGGACAGGTCGATCGCGCTGGGCGTCTGGGGCGCCGTCAACGGCGCCGCGGCGGCGATCGGCCCGGTACTGGGCGGGATCCTGACGCAGGGGCTCGGCTGGCGGTGGATCTTCTTCATCAACCTGCCGGTGAGCGTCGTCGCGATCTGGCTGACCCTGCGCGTGGTGCGCGAGGTCGAGCGGGATCCGGCCCGGCGCGTCGACTGGGCCGGTACGGCGTGCTTCGCGCTGTTCGCGGCGGCGGTGACGTACGGGGCGGTGCGTGCGGGTGCTGACGGCTGGGTGTCGGCGGCGACGGGCATCACGGGCGCGGTCGCGCTGCTCGCGCTGGTGGCGTTCGTCCTGGTGGAGCGGCGGGTGGCGCAGCCGCTGATGGACCTGGCGCTGTTTCGCAGGGCGTCCTTCGTGACGGTGATGGGGACGGCGCTGGTCTTCAGCGCGTCGTCGTTCACGATCCTCGCGTACGTCTCGGTGTGGCTGCAGACGCTGCTCGGGATGAGCCCGATCACGGGCGGTCTCGCGCTGCTGCCGCTGGCGGCGTCCTCGTTCCTGGTGTCGGCGATCACCGGGCGGCTGCTGCACGGGGTGCCCGCGCGCTACCCGGTCGGGATCGGCACGGTGCTGGTGGGCGCGGGCGAGTTCGCGCAGGCGGTGCTGGGCGCGGACTCCTCGTGGCTGACTCTGACCGCCGGGCTCGTGGTGACGGGCATCGGCGTGGGCCTGGTCTCGCCGGCGCTGTCGGGGGCGGCGCTGGCGTCGGTCCCGCAGCGCGAGGCTGGCATGGCGGGCGGCGCGCTGAACACGTTCCGCCAGCTCGGCTACGCGCTGGGCATCGCGGTGTTCGGCACGGTGGTGACGTCCCGCATGACGTCGTCGCTGCACGGATCGACGGCGCACCCGGCGGACGTGGCGCGGGCGCTGGCCGGCGGCGGTGCGGCGGGGCTGCGCGGGATCGTGCCGCGGGAGGCGCTGCGCTCGGCGTTCGCGTCAGGGCTGAACACCGCGATGATGATCGCGGGGGCGCTCGCGGTGGTCGCGGGTATCGCGGTGATGATCTGGGTACGCAGTGACCGGGGCACCGCGACGCCCGCTCCCCGGGAGAGGGAGACGGCCGTCGTCCCGTCGTAA
- a CDS encoding RNA polymerase sigma factor SigF: MATSTPLASGEETTTAAGLPLIADPSRVAPRDARELSKLFFDRLQLLEEGTHEYQYARNTLIEMNQTLVRFAAGRFRNRGGGEMEDIFQVGTIGLIKAIDRFDLSREVEFTSFAVPYIVGEIKRFFRDTSWAVHVPRRLQELRVELAKAKELLATRLDRDPTVREIAELLDLSEDEVVEGLVATNGYTAGSLDLPAGDDSRTKGTGRTFADVIGEDDPDMEKVENLHALAPLLERLDDRERRIVQMRFGGEMTQSQIGAELGVSQMHVSRLLNRIIARLRDGMLVEE, encoded by the coding sequence ATGGCCACCAGCACCCCCCTGGCGTCCGGCGAGGAAACGACGACCGCGGCCGGGCTGCCGCTGATCGCGGACCCGAGCAGGGTTGCCCCGCGGGACGCACGTGAGCTGTCGAAACTGTTCTTCGACCGGCTCCAGCTCCTCGAAGAGGGCACTCACGAGTACCAGTACGCGCGCAACACCCTGATCGAGATGAACCAGACCCTGGTCCGGTTCGCCGCGGGACGCTTCCGCAACCGCGGCGGCGGCGAGATGGAGGACATCTTCCAGGTCGGCACGATCGGGCTCATCAAGGCCATCGACCGGTTCGACCTCTCCCGCGAGGTCGAGTTCACCTCGTTCGCGGTTCCCTACATCGTGGGGGAGATCAAGCGGTTCTTCCGGGACACGAGCTGGGCGGTGCACGTGCCCCGCAGGCTCCAGGAACTGCGCGTGGAACTCGCCAAGGCCAAGGAACTGCTCGCCACACGGCTCGACCGGGACCCCACGGTCCGGGAGATCGCGGAGCTGCTGGACCTCTCCGAGGACGAGGTCGTGGAAGGCCTGGTCGCGACCAACGGCTACACGGCGGGTTCGCTGGACCTGCCCGCCGGCGACGACAGCAGGACCAAGGGCACGGGCCGGACCTTCGCGGACGTGATCGGCGAGGACGACCCGGACATGGAGAAGGTCGAGAACCTGCACGCTCTCGCCCCGCTGCTGGAGAGGCTGGACGACCGGGAGCGCAGGATCGTGCAGATGCGCTTCGGGGGCGAGATGACGCAGTCGCAGATCGGCGCGGAGCTCGGGGTCTCCCAGATGCACGTGTCGCGGCTGCTGAACCGCATCATCGCCCGGCTGCGGGACGGGATGCTCGTCGAGGAGTGA
- a CDS encoding aldo/keto reductase has protein sequence MPQLGFGVWQVPDDEAAAAVGTAIEAGYRSIDTAAIYGNEEGTGKAIAASGIARDELFVTTKLWNSEQGHDTTLKAFDASLERLGLDYVDLYLIHWPAPAQGRYVETYKAFEKILADGRARAIGVSNFLPEHLEVLAAESSVVPAVNQIELHPQFQQAESRAVHASRGIVTEAWSPLGQGKGLLEVPTVAAIAHKHGRTPAQAVLRWHLQLGNVVIPKSVTPSRIRENIDVFGFELDDDDLAAFAALDEGRRLGGHPAKSG, from the coding sequence ATGCCGCAGCTCGGCTTCGGCGTATGGCAGGTCCCGGACGACGAGGCCGCCGCCGCGGTCGGCACCGCCATCGAGGCGGGCTACCGCAGCATCGACACGGCCGCGATCTACGGCAACGAAGAGGGCACGGGCAAGGCCATCGCGGCCTCCGGGATCGCCCGTGACGAGCTGTTCGTCACCACGAAGCTGTGGAACTCCGAGCAGGGTCACGACACCACGTTGAAGGCGTTCGACGCCTCGCTGGAGCGACTCGGCCTCGACTACGTCGACCTCTACCTGATCCACTGGCCGGCACCCGCCCAGGGCCGCTACGTCGAGACGTACAAGGCGTTCGAGAAGATCCTCGCGGACGGCCGGGCCCGCGCCATCGGCGTGTCGAACTTCCTGCCCGAGCACCTGGAGGTGCTGGCGGCCGAGTCGTCCGTGGTCCCCGCCGTCAACCAGATCGAACTGCACCCGCAGTTCCAGCAGGCCGAGTCGCGGGCGGTGCACGCGAGCCGCGGCATCGTGACCGAGGCCTGGTCCCCGCTGGGCCAGGGCAAGGGCCTGCTGGAGGTCCCGACCGTGGCCGCGATCGCCCACAAGCACGGCAGGACCCCGGCCCAGGCCGTGCTGCGCTGGCACCTCCAGCTGGGCAACGTGGTCATCCCGAAGTCGGTCACGCCCTCGCGCATCCGCGAGAACATCGACGTCTTCGGCTTCGAGCTGGACGACGACGACCTGGCCGCCTTCGCCGCCCTGGACGAGGGCCGGCGCCTGGGCGGCCACCCCGCGAAGTCCGGCTGA
- a CDS encoding 4a-hydroxytetrahydrobiopterin dehydratase, whose product MAAEALAPDAVRDRLRDLPGWSLTDGGITRTYKLTSHFAATAMVVHIAQLQEELGHHSQLTLGYNTVSLTVNTHDAGGAVTGKDIELARRVEATAAGHAAE is encoded by the coding sequence ATGGCGGCGGAAGCACTCGCGCCGGACGCCGTGCGGGACCGGCTGCGGGACCTGCCCGGCTGGTCCCTGACGGACGGCGGCATCACCCGTACCTACAAGCTCACCTCCCACTTCGCGGCCACCGCCATGGTCGTGCACATCGCGCAACTGCAGGAGGAGCTGGGCCACCACTCGCAACTCACCCTCGGCTACAACACCGTCTCGCTCACCGTGAATACGCACGACGCGGGCGGCGCGGTCACGGGCAAGGACATCGAACTGGCCCGCAGGGTCGAGGCGACGGCCGCAGGGCACGCCGCGGAGTGA
- the hpnR gene encoding hopanoid C-3 methylase HpnR, which produces MRLLLVHPSALLYSEIFLRLEPLGLERVAGAARAAGHEVRVVDLQVLTPRALAAEVRSFRPEALGISLNYLANIPEAIDISRAVKREVPGCFVFLGGHSVSFVAGDVLEQARGAVDAVVRGEGEPAVVSLLQAVRDGDGVEGVPGVVTVNGRGPAPVMMHSIDSPAPARDLMRHRRKYFIGELDPCASIEFTRGCPWDCSFCSAWTFYGRSYRKASPEAAGHEMASIKEPNVFIVDDVAFIRPEHGHAIAAELERRRIRKHYYLETRSDVLLRNEEVFQRWARLGLSYMFLGMEAIDAEGLDLYRKRVSPDDNFRALEQARKLGINVAINLIVDPAWDEERFRVIREFALSVPEIVHLTVMTPYPGTEIWHTEARRLTTRDYRLFDIQHAVVPTTLPLDVFYRELVRTQAVINRKHLGLRTAFGAMRVLGGNLARGQTNFARMLWKFNRVYNPARQLADHRRGVRYELPLPPAATAEIGNRRALYVHTRPVAAERATAERADRERAAVEGPVPGAAADRTPGTEPV; this is translated from the coding sequence ATGCGTCTGCTTCTCGTCCATCCGAGTGCCCTGCTGTACTCCGAGATCTTCCTGCGGCTCGAACCGCTCGGCCTGGAGCGCGTGGCGGGTGCCGCCCGCGCCGCCGGGCACGAGGTCCGCGTGGTCGACCTGCAGGTCCTCACCCCGCGCGCGCTCGCGGCGGAGGTCCGCTCCTTCCGCCCCGAGGCGCTGGGCATCTCCCTGAACTACCTGGCCAACATCCCCGAGGCGATCGACATCTCCCGCGCCGTCAAGCGCGAGGTGCCGGGCTGCTTCGTCTTCCTCGGCGGCCACAGCGTGTCCTTCGTCGCGGGCGACGTGCTGGAGCAGGCGCGCGGGGCGGTGGACGCCGTCGTCCGCGGTGAGGGTGAGCCCGCCGTGGTCTCCCTGCTGCAGGCCGTACGGGACGGGGACGGCGTCGAGGGTGTGCCGGGCGTCGTCACCGTGAACGGCCGCGGTCCCGCGCCCGTCATGATGCACTCCATCGACAGCCCGGCGCCCGCCCGCGACCTGATGCGCCACCGCCGCAAGTACTTCATCGGCGAACTCGACCCCTGCGCCTCCATCGAGTTCACCCGCGGCTGCCCCTGGGACTGCTCGTTCTGCTCCGCCTGGACGTTCTACGGCCGCAGCTACCGCAAGGCGTCCCCGGAGGCGGCCGGCCACGAGATGGCGAGCATCAAGGAGCCGAACGTCTTCATCGTGGACGACGTGGCCTTCATCCGCCCCGAGCACGGTCACGCCATCGCGGCCGAACTGGAGCGGCGCCGGATCAGGAAGCATTACTACCTGGAGACCCGCAGTGATGTCCTCCTGCGCAACGAGGAGGTCTTCCAGCGCTGGGCACGGCTCGGCCTGAGCTACATGTTCCTCGGGATGGAGGCCATCGACGCCGAGGGGCTCGACCTCTACCGCAAGCGGGTCAGCCCCGACGACAACTTCCGGGCCCTGGAGCAGGCCCGCAAGCTCGGTATCAACGTCGCCATCAATCTCATCGTCGACCCGGCCTGGGACGAGGAGCGCTTCCGGGTCATCCGCGAATTCGCGTTGTCCGTACCGGAGATCGTGCACCTCACCGTCATGACTCCCTACCCCGGTACGGAGATCTGGCACACCGAGGCCCGCCGCCTGACCACCCGGGACTACCGCCTGTTCGACATCCAGCACGCGGTCGTGCCGACGACACTGCCACTCGACGTCTTCTACCGCGAACTGGTCCGCACCCAGGCCGTCATCAACCGCAAGCACCTCGGCCTGCGCACGGCTTTCGGCGCGATGCGCGTCCTCGGCGGAAACCTGGCGCGCGGCCAGACGAACTTCGCCCGCATGCTGTGGAAGTTCAACCGCGTCTACAACCCCGCCCGGCAACTGGCCGACCACCGGCGCGGCGTGCGCTACGAACTGCCGCTGCCCCCGGCCGCGACGGCGGAGATCGGCAACCGGCGGGCGCTGTACGTCCACACCAGGCCGGTGGCGGCCGAACGGGCCACCGCCGAGCGTGCGGACCGGGAGCGGGCGGCCGTCGAGGGACCGGTCCCCGGCGCCGCGGCGGACAGGACCCCGGGCACCGAACCCGTCTGA
- a CDS encoding alpha-mannosidase: MHDDRSLVEARLTRVLRERIRPAVHPQSIPLTVEIWSAPDEPVPVAEGLAAPTEPIAPGTPWGAPWGTSWFKVSGTVPAAWAGRTVEAVLDLGFTKATPGFQCEGLVYRPDGSPVKGLHPRSSSVRVGKPARGGEEVLWHIEAASNPDVQDGGHPFEPTDLGDKRTAGRSPQYVLGRMDLAVLDETVWNLVLDLEVLGELMAELPVEGSRRWEILRAVERALDAVDLQDVNGTAAAAREELAGVLAAPATAAAHRISAVGHAHIDSAWLWPLRETVRKVARTSANMTALLEDEPDFVYTMSQAQQFAWIKEHRPEVYARVKKAVADGRFVPAGGMWVESDTNMPGSEAMARQFVHGKRFFLDEFGVENDEAWLPDTFGFAAGLPQIIKAAGSKWLLTQKISWSATNTFPHHTFNWEGIDGTRIFTHFPPVDTYNCSMKGSEIAHAERNFKDKGVARHSLAPTGFGDGGGGTTREMVAKAKRLRNLEGSATVQWESPADFFAKAEAEYPDPPVWVGELYLELHRATLTSQAGTKQGNRRSEHLLREAELWAATAAVRASFPYPYEELDRIWKTVLLHQFHDILPGSSIAWVHREARATYAKVAGELNGIIDAAQRALAGELSGGTMLVFNGAPHARGGVAAGAAGPAAPDTPAVPAPREGGGFVLDNGLLRVEIDARGLVVSAYDIAARRETVAPGQAANLLQLHPDFPNQWDAWDVDRFYRNVGTDLSALDELTADAGAVRIVRGFGDSRAVQLLSLRAGTKRLDIDTEVDWHEKEKFLKLAFPLDVKADRYASETQFGHVHRPTHQNTSWEWAKFEACNHRFVHLEEPGWGVALVNDSTYGHDVTRQVRTGADAGTTTTVRASLLRAPRYPDPETDQGVHRFHHALVPGATIGDAVREGYRANLPERHVTGSTEVAPLVTVDDDAVVVSAVKLADDRSGDLVVRVYEAHGGRARATVSVPGFPVGSAVRTDLLERPLADSEAPAPVDGGFLLALRPFELVTLRLTRG, translated from the coding sequence ATGCACGACGACCGCAGCCTGGTCGAAGCACGCCTGACGCGCGTCCTCAGGGAGCGCATCCGGCCCGCCGTCCACCCCCAGTCGATACCGCTCACCGTCGAGATCTGGTCCGCGCCGGACGAGCCCGTACCGGTGGCCGAGGGACTTGCCGCCCCCACCGAACCGATCGCGCCGGGCACACCCTGGGGCGCCCCCTGGGGCACCAGCTGGTTCAAGGTCAGCGGCACGGTGCCCGCCGCGTGGGCGGGCCGCACCGTGGAGGCCGTGCTCGACCTCGGCTTCACGAAGGCCACCCCGGGCTTCCAGTGCGAGGGCCTCGTCTACCGGCCCGACGGCAGCCCGGTGAAGGGCCTCCACCCGCGCAGCTCCTCCGTGCGGGTGGGCAAACCCGCCCGGGGCGGCGAGGAGGTCCTCTGGCACATCGAGGCGGCCTCCAACCCCGACGTGCAGGACGGCGGGCACCCCTTCGAACCCACCGACCTCGGCGACAAGCGGACCGCGGGCCGCAGCCCGCAGTACGTGCTCGGCCGGATGGACCTCGCCGTCCTGGACGAGACCGTGTGGAACCTCGTGCTCGACCTGGAGGTCCTCGGCGAGCTCATGGCCGAGCTGCCGGTCGAGGGCAGCCGCCGGTGGGAGATCCTGCGGGCCGTGGAGCGGGCGCTGGACGCGGTCGACCTGCAGGACGTGAACGGCACCGCGGCAGCGGCCAGGGAGGAGCTGGCCGGTGTGCTCGCCGCCCCCGCCACCGCCGCCGCGCACCGCATCAGCGCCGTCGGCCACGCGCACATCGACTCCGCCTGGCTGTGGCCGCTGCGCGAAACGGTCCGCAAGGTGGCCCGTACGAGCGCCAACATGACGGCTCTGCTGGAGGACGAGCCCGACTTCGTCTACACGATGTCGCAGGCACAGCAGTTCGCCTGGATCAAGGAGCACCGGCCCGAGGTGTACGCCCGGGTCAAGAAGGCGGTGGCCGACGGGCGGTTCGTGCCGGCGGGCGGGATGTGGGTGGAGTCGGACACGAACATGCCGGGGTCGGAGGCGATGGCCCGGCAGTTCGTGCACGGGAAGCGGTTCTTCCTGGACGAGTTCGGGGTGGAGAACGACGAGGCGTGGCTGCCGGACACGTTCGGTTTCGCGGCGGGTCTGCCGCAGATCATCAAGGCCGCCGGGTCGAAGTGGCTGCTCACGCAGAAGATCTCGTGGTCGGCCACGAACACGTTCCCGCACCACACGTTCAACTGGGAGGGCATCGACGGGACGCGGATCTTCACGCACTTCCCGCCCGTCGACACCTACAACTGCTCGATGAAGGGCAGCGAGATCGCCCACGCCGAGCGGAACTTCAAGGACAAGGGTGTGGCGCGGCACTCGCTCGCCCCGACCGGGTTCGGGGACGGCGGCGGCGGGACGACGCGCGAGATGGTCGCCAAGGCCAAGCGGCTGCGCAACCTCGAAGGCTCCGCGACGGTCCAATGGGAGTCACCCGCCGACTTCTTCGCGAAGGCGGAGGCGGAGTATCCCGATCCGCCGGTGTGGGTGGGTGAGCTGTATCTGGAGCTGCACCGGGCGACGCTGACGAGCCAGGCGGGGACGAAGCAGGGCAACCGGCGCAGTGAGCACCTGTTGCGGGAGGCGGAGCTGTGGGCGGCCACGGCGGCGGTGCGGGCCTCCTTCCCGTATCCGTACGAGGAGCTGGACCGGATCTGGAAGACGGTGCTGCTGCACCAGTTCCACGACATCCTGCCGGGCTCGTCCATCGCCTGGGTGCACCGCGAGGCCCGCGCGACCTACGCGAAGGTCGCGGGCGAGCTGAACGGCATCATCGACGCCGCCCAGCGCGCCCTCGCCGGTGAGCTCTCCGGTGGCACCATGCTGGTCTTCAACGGGGCGCCGCACGCCAGGGGCGGGGTCGCGGCGGGTGCCGCCGGTCCGGCCGCGCCGGACACGCCCGCCGTGCCGGCGCCGCGCGAGGGCGGCGGTTTCGTCCTCGACAACGGCCTGCTGCGGGTGGAGATCGACGCACGCGGCCTGGTCGTCTCCGCCTACGACATCGCGGCGCGACGCGAGACCGTCGCGCCGGGGCAGGCCGCGAACCTGCTCCAGCTGCACCCCGACTTCCCCAACCAGTGGGACGCCTGGGACGTCGACCGGTTCTACCGCAACGTCGGGACCGACCTGAGCGCACTGGACGAACTCACCGCCGACGCCGGGGCGGTGCGGATCGTGCGCGGCTTCGGCGACTCCCGGGCCGTCCAGCTGCTCTCGCTGCGCGCGGGTACGAAGCGGCTCGACATCGACACCGAGGTCGACTGGCACGAGAAGGAGAAGTTCCTCAAGCTGGCCTTCCCGCTCGATGTGAAGGCCGACCGGTACGCCTCGGAGACACAGTTCGGCCATGTCCACCGGCCCACCCATCAGAACACCAGCTGGGAGTGGGCCAAGTTCGAGGCCTGCAACCACCGCTTCGTCCATCTGGAGGAGCCCGGCTGGGGCGTCGCGCTCGTCAACGACTCCACGTACGGCCACGACGTGACCCGGCAGGTGCGCACCGGCGCCGACGCGGGCACCACGACGACCGTTCGGGCCTCGCTGCTGCGCGCCCCGCGCTATCCCGACCCGGAGACCGACCAGGGCGTGCACCGCTTCCACCACGCGCTGGTGCCCGGCGCCACGATCGGGGACGCGGTGCGCGAGGGCTACCGCGCGAACCTGCCCGAGCGCCACGTCACCGGAAGCACGGAGGTCGCCCCGCTGGTGACCGTCGATGACGACGCGGTGGTGGTGAGCGCGGTGAAGCTGGCCGACGACCGCAGCGGCGACCTGGTCGTGCGGGTCTACGAGGCGCACGGCGGCAGGGCGCGGGCCACGGTCTCGGTGCCCGGCTTCCCGGTCGGCTCGGCGGTACGGACCGACCTGCTGGAGCGCCCGCTCGCGGACTCGGAAGCTCCGGCTCCGGTCGACGGCGGATTCCTTCTCGCGCTCCGGCCGTTCGAGCTGGTCACGCTGCGGCTCACGCGCGGCTGA
- a CDS encoding AMP-dependent synthetase/ligase, which translates to MREFTVPPLVAAASSGGLADTIFDHARDNPGHIALGRKDDAGTWHDVTSAEFRDEVAAVAKGLLADGVRFGDRVGIMCRTRFEWTIVDFALWTIGAQSVPMYPTSSAEQVLWMLYDSEATACLVEHEDHAMTIGSVIDRLPELKQMWQLDKGAMDHLRTAGAHIGDDVLERHRGAVTPDSCASIIYTSGTTGRPKGCVLTHGNFMYETDTMVERYEGVFHSKPGDQASTLLFLPLSHVFGRMVEIAAVRGGVKLGHQPELRASALLPDLAAFQPSFILAVPYIFEKVYGAARRKAERSGKAGPFDKAVDVAVRYAEAIENKAFGTGPGPSPALRIQHQFFDKAVYGKVRTAMGGRVRHAMSGGSGMDRRLGLFFEGAGVTVYEGYGLTESCAAATANPPERTRYGTVGVPIPGMTVHIAHDSEVWLKGPNIFTGYLGDQKNTDATLHDGWLATGDLGSLDDDGYLTITGRKKEILVTSGGKSVSPTALEERVRAHPLVGQCIVVGNDRPYVAALVTLDQESVEHWLSVQGKPPLGPMELVRDADLETEIRRAVVAANTAVSQAESIRTFRILAHPFSEEHGMLTPSLKLKRKAIEAAYTAEVDALYR; encoded by the coding sequence TTGCGCGAGTTCACCGTTCCTCCCCTCGTGGCTGCCGCTTCGTCCGGCGGCCTCGCCGACACCATATTTGATCATGCCCGCGACAACCCGGGCCACATCGCGCTCGGCCGCAAGGACGACGCCGGGACCTGGCACGACGTCACCTCCGCGGAGTTCCGCGACGAGGTGGCGGCCGTCGCCAAGGGCCTGCTCGCCGACGGCGTGCGCTTCGGCGACCGGGTGGGGATCATGTGCCGCACCCGCTTCGAATGGACCATCGTCGACTTCGCGCTGTGGACGATCGGTGCCCAGTCGGTGCCGATGTACCCGACGTCCTCGGCCGAGCAGGTGCTGTGGATGCTCTACGACTCGGAGGCGACCGCCTGCCTGGTCGAGCACGAGGACCACGCCATGACGATCGGATCGGTCATCGACCGGCTGCCCGAACTCAAACAGATGTGGCAACTGGACAAGGGCGCCATGGACCACCTGCGCACCGCGGGCGCCCACATCGGCGACGACGTGCTGGAGCGCCACCGCGGGGCGGTGACGCCGGATTCGTGCGCCTCCATCATCTACACCTCGGGCACCACCGGCCGCCCGAAGGGCTGCGTCCTCACCCACGGCAACTTCATGTACGAGACGGACACGATGGTGGAGCGCTACGAGGGCGTCTTCCACTCGAAGCCCGGCGACCAGGCGTCCACCCTCCTCTTCCTCCCGCTCAGCCATGTCTTCGGCCGCATGGTGGAGATCGCGGCGGTGCGCGGCGGAGTCAAACTCGGCCACCAGCCGGAACTGCGGGCGAGCGCCCTGCTGCCGGACCTCGCCGCGTTCCAGCCGTCGTTCATCCTGGCCGTGCCGTACATCTTCGAGAAGGTGTACGGCGCCGCGCGGCGCAAGGCCGAGCGCAGCGGGAAGGCGGGCCCGTTCGACAAGGCGGTGGACGTGGCCGTGCGCTACGCGGAGGCCATCGAGAACAAGGCGTTCGGCACGGGCCCCGGGCCTTCCCCGGCCCTGCGGATACAGCACCAGTTCTTCGACAAGGCCGTCTACGGCAAGGTACGCACCGCGATGGGCGGGCGGGTGCGGCACGCGATGTCGGGCGGCTCGGGGATGGACCGCAGGCTCGGACTGTTCTTCGAGGGCGCCGGCGTCACCGTCTACGAGGGCTACGGGCTCACCGAGTCCTGCGCCGCGGCCACCGCCAACCCGCCCGAACGCACCCGCTACGGCACAGTCGGCGTGCCCATCCCCGGCATGACCGTGCACATCGCCCACGACAGCGAGGTCTGGCTCAAGGGGCCGAACATCTTCACGGGCTACCTGGGCGACCAGAAGAACACCGACGCGACGCTGCATGACGGCTGGCTCGCCACCGGCGACCTCGGCTCCCTCGACGACGACGGCTACCTCACCATCACCGGCCGCAAGAAGGAGATCCTGGTCACCTCCGGCGGCAAGAGCGTCTCGCCCACCGCCCTGGAGGAACGGGTGCGCGCCCACCCGCTGGTGGGCCAGTGCATCGTGGTCGGCAACGACAGACCGTACGTCGCCGCCCTGGTGACCCTCGACCAGGAGTCCGTCGAGCACTGGCTGTCCGTACAGGGCAAGCCGCCTCTCGGGCCCATGGAGCTGGTACGCGACGCGGACCTGGAGACGGAGATCCGGCGGGCCGTGGTCGCCGCGAACACCGCCGTCTCGCAGGCGGAGTCGATCCGTACGTTCCGGATCCTGGCGCATCCCTTCAGCGAGGAGCACGGCATGCTCACTCCCTCGCTCAAACTGAAGCGGAAGGCGATCGAGGCCGCGTACACCGCGGAGGTCGACGCGCTCTACCGGTGA
- a CDS encoding helix-turn-helix domain-containing protein — protein MTALVQDAGVGGLLRDWRRRRRISQLELAMRAHSSARHISFVETGRARPSEEMVLRLAEHLQVPVRERNALLLAAGYAPRFTETALDDPAMAALRDGLERLLRGYEPYPAVVVDGTYTMVAANSGVTMLAQGVARHLLAPPVNTMRLALHPEGLAPRIRNLPQWRGHLLEQMRRQLALTRSAALRELYEEVDAYPVPAGGHDPAAPAAVPGFALPMVIEHAGAVLSFVSSIATFNTPMDITVAELAIETFLPADPATVAFLRTRDSQ, from the coding sequence ATGACCGCGCTCGTCCAGGACGCCGGTGTCGGGGGCCTGCTGCGCGACTGGCGTCGCAGGCGCCGGATCAGCCAGCTGGAACTGGCCATGCGCGCCCACTCCTCGGCGCGCCACATCAGCTTCGTCGAAACGGGCCGCGCCCGGCCGAGTGAGGAGATGGTGCTGCGGCTCGCCGAGCACCTGCAGGTACCGGTGCGCGAGCGCAACGCCCTGCTCCTCGCGGCGGGATACGCGCCCCGCTTCACCGAGACCGCACTGGACGACCCGGCCATGGCGGCGCTGCGCGACGGCCTGGAGCGGCTGCTTCGCGGGTACGAGCCGTACCCGGCGGTCGTCGTGGACGGCACGTACACGATGGTGGCGGCGAACAGCGGCGTCACGATGCTGGCGCAGGGGGTGGCGCGGCACCTGCTCGCGCCGCCGGTGAACACGATGCGCCTGGCGCTCCACCCCGAGGGCCTCGCGCCGCGCATCCGCAACCTGCCGCAGTGGCGCGGCCACCTGCTGGAACAGATGCGACGGCAGCTCGCGCTGACCCGGTCCGCCGCGCTGCGGGAGCTGTACGAGGAGGTCGACGCGTACCCCGTGCCGGCCGGCGGCCACGATCCGGCCGCGCCCGCCGCGGTTCCCGGTTTCGCGCTCCCGATGGTGATCGAGCACGCCGGCGCGGTGCTGTCCTTCGTGTCGTCCATCGCGACCTTCAACACCCCCATGGACATCACGGTGGCGGAGCTGGCGATCGAGACCTTCCTGCCGGCGGACCCGGCCACCGTCGCGTTCCTGAGGACCCGGGACAGCCAGTGA